Genomic window (Candidatus Marinimicrobia bacterium CG08_land_8_20_14_0_20_45_22):
AACCACGATACTCGGGCTTCTGCCGCTGGCGATTAATTGGGGCGAAGGTGGCGATATGCTCCAGCCAATGGCAATCGCGGTAATTGGCGGGTTGTTCTTCTCGCTGTTTGTGACACTGTTGTTGTTACCAAATTTGTATTATATTTTCGAGTCTGATAAGAAACTTTAAAGGTTATAAATATGCCTAGTAAACATCAAA
Coding sequences:
- a CDS encoding AcrB/AcrD/AcrF family protein, coding for TTILGLLPLAINWGEGGDMLQPMAIAVIGGLFFSLFVTLLLLPNLYYIFESDKKL